Proteins encoded together in one Terriglobus saanensis SP1PR4 window:
- a CDS encoding glycosyltransferase family 87 protein, producing MVPIHPDAARTGLPPEMRLYLKCLVGFSFLGATILLFNYFVLKSTWPHWFPFFSPNARFTDFTIFRDRFRYFHQASFFATEGFPSAGYPFSYPAPAAVVLNLFFAAGKWDSRLLLAFNISIFFFGACWLYLALIRRGISKPHSFLFIGLSGLLGYPILFLINRGNIEGVCWLFTASGVWAFWSKRWYLCGILLGAATALKLFPFILLGLLFSQKRYSAFAVAIGIAILITGSSYFFVGPTYHIASTGIAAGLEAFRTNYALTIHWNEIGFDHSLFAIVKLRVHQDYRSWLQGYLLVAAFTGLVLYWLRVRKLPRINQVLCLVVASVILPPVSYEYTLVHLYLPWAAMVLVSFEAWKKGLILPGLRLAAVLLALVTAIDSYFFWHGIRIGGELKCACLVTLFCIGLFFPWPDEGEQALGLSPA from the coding sequence ATGGTGCCCATTCATCCGGATGCGGCACGCACAGGCCTACCACCAGAAATGCGCCTTTATCTGAAGTGCCTGGTTGGCTTTTCTTTCCTTGGCGCCACTATCTTGCTCTTCAATTACTTTGTGCTGAAGTCTACATGGCCACACTGGTTCCCATTTTTCAGTCCGAATGCCCGATTCACTGATTTCACGATCTTCCGTGATCGTTTTCGGTATTTTCATCAGGCGTCATTCTTTGCGACTGAAGGATTTCCCAGTGCCGGATATCCTTTTAGCTATCCAGCACCGGCGGCTGTTGTTCTAAATCTTTTTTTTGCTGCCGGTAAATGGGACTCGCGACTTTTACTCGCATTCAACATCTCCATCTTTTTTTTCGGAGCGTGTTGGCTTTATCTGGCTCTTATCCGTCGAGGCATTTCGAAACCTCACTCGTTCCTGTTTATCGGTTTATCTGGCTTGTTAGGATATCCGATTCTTTTTTTGATCAATAGGGGAAACATTGAAGGAGTTTGTTGGCTTTTTACTGCTTCCGGAGTTTGGGCATTCTGGTCCAAACGATGGTATTTATGCGGAATTTTATTAGGGGCCGCGACAGCCCTTAAACTTTTTCCCTTTATTCTTTTGGGGCTTTTGTTTTCTCAGAAGCGCTATAGCGCGTTTGCCGTCGCTATCGGCATAGCAATATTGATAACTGGATCCAGTTATTTTTTTGTAGGGCCCACGTATCACATCGCTTCAACTGGAATTGCGGCAGGTCTGGAAGCATTCAGGACTAACTACGCTTTGACCATTCACTGGAACGAAATCGGTTTCGATCACTCGCTTTTTGCGATCGTCAAGCTTCGGGTGCATCAGGACTACAGATCCTGGCTACAGGGCTATTTACTGGTCGCAGCATTCACGGGGTTAGTTCTATATTGGCTTCGTGTAAGGAAGCTCCCGCGGATCAATCAGGTTTTATGCTTGGTAGTCGCCAGCGTCATCCTCCCTCCTGTGTCCTATGAATACACTTTGGTCCACCTTTACTTGCCTTGGGCAGCGATGGTCCTCGTATCATTTGAGGCTTGGAAGAAAGGGCTGATTTTGCCGGGGCTCCGCTTGGCCGCCGTTTTGCTTGCCCTCGTCACCGCCATTGATAGCTACTTCTTTTGGCATGGTATTCGTATCGGTGGAGAACTAAAGTGTGCTTGCCTTGTGACACTTTTCTGCATCGGCCTATTCTTCCCATGGCCAGATGAAGGCGAACAGGCGCTCGGACTATCTCCTGCTTAG
- a CDS encoding NAD-dependent epimerase/dehydratase family protein has product MAYLVTGGCGFVGSNLTAELIRRGEEVVVVDNLIRPGTPINLNWLRTLGKFDFYHADTRNGHDLEPIFRKHSIECVFHLAGQVAMTTSLENPRRDFEVNVLGSINVLECVRILAPDATVVYASSNKVYGELEDCVLRELPTRWEPEGAKSVTERARLEFYTPYGCSKGAADQYMLEYARNFGVNSVVFRHSTIYGGRQISTFDQGWVGWFCQQAIETKLNPAHEFTINGDGKQVRDLLHVSDAVACYLAAHEHAAGARGQAFNIGGGYENSMSLRELFLHLEKEVGAKMNPQELPWRANDQKYFVADNSKAERFLNWRPKATKEQGIADALDWEKSRREQR; this is encoded by the coding sequence TTGGCATATTTAGTGACGGGTGGATGCGGCTTTGTCGGAAGCAATTTAACGGCGGAGTTGATCCGCAGAGGCGAAGAGGTGGTCGTCGTCGATAATCTTATTCGTCCCGGTACCCCGATTAATTTGAACTGGCTGCGTACCCTTGGAAAGTTTGATTTTTACCATGCGGATACCCGTAACGGGCACGATCTGGAACCAATCTTCCGAAAGCATTCGATTGAATGTGTCTTTCACTTGGCAGGACAAGTCGCAATGACCACATCCCTGGAAAACCCTCGACGGGATTTTGAAGTGAACGTGCTCGGGTCGATCAATGTTTTGGAGTGCGTCAGAATCCTTGCGCCAGATGCAACGGTTGTTTATGCCTCCAGCAATAAGGTCTATGGTGAACTGGAAGACTGCGTCCTGCGTGAATTGCCGACCCGTTGGGAGCCGGAAGGTGCAAAGAGTGTCACGGAGCGGGCACGTCTGGAGTTTTACACTCCCTATGGATGCTCGAAGGGCGCAGCGGACCAGTACATGCTGGAGTACGCCCGAAACTTCGGTGTGAACAGCGTGGTCTTCCGGCATTCCACCATCTATGGTGGACGTCAGATCTCTACGTTCGATCAGGGCTGGGTCGGTTGGTTTTGCCAACAGGCGATTGAGACAAAGCTAAATCCGGCACATGAGTTCACCATCAATGGGGATGGTAAGCAAGTGCGCGATTTGCTGCATGTTTCCGATGCTGTGGCTTGTTACCTGGCAGCGCATGAGCATGCTGCAGGCGCCCGGGGACAGGCTTTCAATATCGGTGGCGGTTACGAAAATAGCATGTCTCTGCGCGAACTTTTCCTTCACCTCGAGAAAGAAGTAGGCGCAAAGATGAACCCGCAGGAGCTTCCTTGGCGTGCGAATGACCAAAAGTATTTTGTCGCGGATAACTCTAAGGCGGAGCGTTTTCTCAACTGGCGACCCAAAGCAACCAAAGAGCAGGGGATCGCAGATGCACTTGATTGGGAGAAGTCACGGAGAGAGCAGCGGTGA
- the miaB gene encoding tRNA (N6-isopentenyl adenosine(37)-C2)-methylthiotransferase MiaB, whose amino-acid sequence MSTEKTFYIETFGCQMNAHDSEKVIGTLEHEGYTRVEDEEAAGLILYNTCSIRDKAEQKVFHRLNEYKKMQGEGKKFAVIGCVAQQEGEKIFEKAPYVSLVSGSASYRNLPEMLVRLEAGENRITGLDDRQTDETFDTEFTARSNPHRGYITIIEGCDKFCSYCVVPYTRGKERSRTSDSVLAEARRMADMGYTDIQLLGQNVNSYRDSSGKRTFAEVLGAIGQMAGVRRVRFTTSHPRDFTQDIIDVIDAVPQVCDHVHLPVQSGSSIVLKAMQREYTREWYLERIAWIKAAKREISMTTDIIVGFPGETEEDFEQTASLLDEVGYDGVFAFQYSPRPNTPAIHMEETVGVEVKAARLQRLMDRQRELQRISYGRHLGQVMEVMVEGYNRQRGQVTGRSSQNKTVNFTVTQPILPALGSYQTVRITQTFPNSLVGEAVSA is encoded by the coding sequence ATGAGTACAGAGAAGACTTTTTACATCGAGACCTTCGGCTGCCAGATGAATGCCCATGATTCCGAGAAGGTCATTGGGACCCTGGAGCATGAGGGTTATACGCGTGTTGAGGACGAGGAAGCCGCTGGTCTGATCCTGTACAACACCTGCTCGATCCGGGATAAGGCTGAGCAGAAGGTCTTTCATCGTCTGAATGAATACAAGAAGATGCAGGGCGAGGGGAAGAAGTTCGCCGTCATCGGATGCGTGGCCCAGCAGGAAGGCGAGAAGATCTTCGAGAAAGCGCCGTACGTTTCGCTCGTCTCAGGGTCCGCGTCCTACCGTAATCTGCCCGAGATGCTGGTGCGACTTGAAGCGGGAGAGAACCGCATCACCGGCCTTGACGATCGCCAGACTGACGAAACCTTCGATACCGAATTTACCGCCCGCTCCAACCCTCATCGTGGATACATCACCATCATCGAGGGTTGCGACAAGTTTTGTTCCTACTGTGTAGTGCCGTATACCCGGGGCAAAGAGCGCAGCCGCACCTCCGACAGCGTTCTCGCCGAGGCGCGGCGCATGGCGGACATGGGGTACACCGATATTCAACTGCTCGGGCAGAACGTGAACTCCTACCGTGATTCTTCCGGGAAGAGAACCTTCGCCGAGGTTCTGGGCGCGATCGGGCAGATGGCCGGCGTACGCCGCGTCCGGTTCACTACGTCGCATCCGCGCGACTTTACGCAGGACATCATCGACGTCATCGACGCTGTACCGCAGGTCTGCGATCACGTGCATCTTCCGGTCCAGAGCGGTTCTTCTATTGTTTTGAAGGCGATGCAGCGGGAGTACACACGTGAGTGGTATCTGGAACGTATCGCCTGGATCAAAGCCGCGAAGCGCGAGATCAGCATGACGACCGACATCATCGTAGGATTTCCCGGCGAGACCGAAGAAGATTTCGAGCAGACGGCCTCCTTGCTGGACGAAGTAGGATACGACGGCGTCTTCGCCTTTCAGTATTCGCCGCGCCCCAACACCCCGGCTATCCACATGGAAGAGACGGTAGGTGTTGAGGTAAAGGCTGCCCGCTTGCAGCGTCTGATGGACCGCCAGCGAGAGCTGCAGCGGATCAGCTATGGACGCCACCTGGGACAGGTGATGGAAGTGATGGTTGAGGGGTACAATCGCCAGCGAGGCCAAGTGACGGGACGCAGCTCGCAGAACAAAACGGTGAACTTTACCGTGACGCAGCCCATTTTGCCTGCCCTCGGAAGCTATCAGACAGTTCGCATTACGCAGACTTTTCCGAATAGTCTGGTGGGCGAGGCGGTCAGCGCATGA